GTCGGCGGCGCTGAAGAAGAACCAACTCGACGCCGCGGGCTATGCCGCGCTGATGGAGCACACCACGCGCCTGAACAAGCCCGGCATCGCGCTGGCCGCGCTGCCCGAGGTGCATGCGCTGACCGACGTGACGGGTTTCGGCCTGGCCGGCCATGCGCTGGAGATGGCGCGCGGCGCCGGCCTGAAGGCCCGCATCCAGTGGGATCGCGTGCCGCTGGTGCCGGGGGTGCGCGCGATGGCGGAGCAAGGCCTCGTGACCGGCGCCTCGGGCCGCAACTGGACCAGCTACGGCCACGACATCGAGCTGCCCGCCCGTTGGAGCGACGCCGACCGCGCGCTGCTGACCGACCCGCAGACCAGCGGCGGCCTGCTGGTGGCCTGCGCGCCCGGGAAAGCCGATGAGGTGCTGGCCCTGTTCCGCCAGGGCGGCTTCGCCGATGCGGCCCGGATCGGCGATCTCACCGAAGGCCGCGGCCTGGAACTGCGGTAGGCACCGCCGCGGGCTTAAGGGTAATCCCGGACCTGCTCTGTCAGGGTAAATTCAGTAGTCGAAAGGTAACATTCCTGACAGGATGACGGGCGCATCAGAAGGCGCCTGTCCTCTTTTCCCGCAGAGTCAAAAACACCTCGGAGACACACCGTGTCAGGATTACTCAAATTCGCGTTGGGCGTCGACTGGATCAACGACAAGTTCGGACGGATCGCCGCCGTCACCGTGCTCATGGCCGCCCTCATTTCCGCGGGCAACGCCTTCGTCCGCTACCTCATGGACATGAGCTCCAATGGCTGGCTCGAAATCCAGTGGTACCTGTTTGCCGCCACGGTGATGCTGGGCGCCCCGGTGGTGCTCAAGCTCAACGAGCACGTGCGGGTCGACATCTTCTACGGCAAGCTCAAGGGCAATGGTCCGGTCTACGTGGACCTGTTCGGCCTGATCTTCTTCCTGATGCCGGTGATGGGGCTGCTGGCCTGGCTGAGCTGGCCGCTGCTGGTGAAGATGTTCCTCACGCACGAGATGTCCAGCAACGCCGGCGGCCTGATCCGCTGGCCCGCGATGCTGCTGCTGCCGCTGGGCTTCGGCCTGATGTTCCTGCAGGGGCTGAGCGAGATCGTCAAGCGCATCGCCTACCTGCAGGGCAGGTTCCAGATGGACACCCACTACGAAAAGCCGGTGCAGTGAGCCGCGCCCCCGCTGACGCCGCCCCCGCATCCCGCCTCCTGCCCCCTCACCGCTTTCCGGAACAATAAAAATGCAAATGGAAAACTTTGCGCCGTTCATGTTCGGCGCGCTCGTGTTCATCATGCTGATCGGCTTCCCGGTCGCGTTCTCCCTGGCCGCGCTGGGCCTGGCCTCCGGCTTCTTCGCCATCGAGATGGGCTGGTTTCCGCCCAGCTTCATGGCCAACCTGCCGCTCAACGTGTTCGGCATCCTGAGCAACGACCTGCTGCTGGCGATCCCGTTCTTCACCTTCATGGGCGCCATCCTCGAGAAGTGCGGCCTGGCCGAGGACATGCTCGACTCCATGGGCCAGCTGTTCGGTCCGGTGCGCGGCGGCCTGGGCTACTCGGTGATCATCGTGGGCTTCATCCTCGGCGCCATCACCGGCACGGTGGCCGGCCAGGTGATCGCGATGGCGCTGATCTCGCTGCCGGTGATGATCCGCTATGGCTACAACATGCGCTACGCCACCGGCGTGCTGGCGGCCTCGGGCACCATCACGCAGCTGGTGCCGCCCTCGCTGATCCTGGTGGTGCTGGCCGACCAGCTCGGCCGCTCGGTGGGCGACATGTACAAGGGCGCCTGGGGCCCGTCGATCCTGCAGGTGCTGATCTTCGCGCTCTACACCTTCGCGCTCAGCATCGTCAAGCCGCACCACGTGCCCGGCGTGCCCAAGGAAGCCCGCACCATGAGCGGCTGGGCGCTGTGGGTCAAGTGCCTGCGCGGCAT
This Variovorax terrae DNA region includes the following protein-coding sequences:
- a CDS encoding TRAP transporter small permease subunit, which translates into the protein MSGLLKFALGVDWINDKFGRIAAVTVLMAALISAGNAFVRYLMDMSSNGWLEIQWYLFAATVMLGAPVVLKLNEHVRVDIFYGKLKGNGPVYVDLFGLIFFLMPVMGLLAWLSWPLLVKMFLTHEMSSNAGGLIRWPAMLLLPLGFGLMFLQGLSEIVKRIAYLQGRFQMDTHYEKPVQ